A part of Bacillus thuringiensis genomic DNA contains:
- a CDS encoding ArsR/SmtB family transcription factor yields MLETFQKEIELYESNAELLKVLAHPVRLCIVKGLIERGPSNVSTMYTGLNMPQSTISQHLAKLKSAKIVSSERKGLEIYYKVENETIIQLVRVLLG; encoded by the coding sequence ATGTTAGAAACCTTTCAAAAAGAAATAGAACTATATGAAAGCAATGCAGAATTATTGAAAGTACTTGCTCATCCTGTTCGCTTATGTATTGTAAAAGGATTAATTGAACGTGGTCCAAGCAACGTTTCTACAATGTACACTGGCTTAAACATGCCACAATCTACAATTTCACAGCATTTAGCAAAGTTAAAAAGTGCTAAAATCGTTTCTAGTGAAAGAAAAGGATTGGAGATTTATTACAAAGTAGAAAACGAAACAATTATTCAACTCGTTCGCGTATTATTAGGTTAG
- the metC gene encoding cystathionine beta-lyase, translated as MSYSIDTLLLHNQYKHDSQTGAVNVPIYNTSTFHQFDVDTFGKYDYSRSGNPTREALEDIIALLEGGTKGFAFASGIAAISTAFLLLSQGDHVLISEDVYGGTYRIITEVLSRYGVSHTFVDMTNLEEIKQNIKPNTKLFYVETPSNPLLKVTDIRAVSKLAKSIDALTFVDNTFLTPLFQKPLDLGADVVLHSATKFIAGHSDVTAGLAVVKDTELAQKLGFLQNAFGAILGPQDCSLVLRGLKTLHVRLEHSAANANKIAHYLQEHAKVQNVYYPGLQTHLGFDIQQSQATSAGAVLSFTLQSEDALRQFLSKVKLPVFAVSLGAVESILSYPAKMSHAALSQEARDERGISNSLLRLSVGLENVDDLISDFENALSYVEEPVNA; from the coding sequence ATGAGTTATTCGATAGATACACTCTTACTGCACAACCAATATAAACACGACTCGCAAACAGGAGCTGTTAACGTTCCCATCTATAACACATCAACATTCCACCAATTTGATGTAGATACATTCGGAAAATATGACTATAGCCGCTCTGGTAATCCAACTCGTGAAGCTCTTGAAGATATCATCGCTTTATTAGAAGGCGGAACAAAAGGATTTGCCTTCGCATCAGGAATTGCAGCGATTTCTACTGCATTTCTCCTTCTTTCACAAGGCGATCACGTACTCATTTCAGAAGACGTATATGGAGGCACTTATCGAATTATAACTGAAGTTCTCTCCCGTTACGGTGTTTCACATACATTTGTTGATATGACCAATTTAGAAGAAATAAAGCAAAACATTAAGCCAAATACAAAACTCTTTTATGTGGAAACGCCCTCTAATCCACTTTTAAAAGTGACAGATATTCGTGCAGTTTCTAAACTTGCAAAATCTATCGACGCCCTTACTTTTGTTGATAATACATTTTTGACACCACTATTCCAGAAACCACTTGATCTTGGGGCCGATGTCGTTCTTCATAGTGCCACAAAATTCATTGCTGGTCATAGTGATGTTACTGCCGGATTAGCGGTTGTAAAAGATACCGAACTCGCTCAAAAACTTGGATTTTTACAAAATGCATTCGGTGCTATTTTAGGTCCTCAAGATTGTTCTCTCGTACTTCGCGGCCTAAAAACATTGCATGTACGTCTTGAGCATTCAGCTGCAAACGCCAATAAAATTGCACACTATTTACAAGAGCACGCTAAAGTTCAAAATGTCTATTATCCTGGCTTACAAACACATCTTGGATTTGATATTCAACAATCACAAGCTACATCAGCCGGAGCTGTCCTATCTTTCACTTTACAATCAGAAGACGCACTCCGCCAATTTTTATCAAAAGTAAAATTACCTGTCTTTGCAGTTAGTTTAGGAGCTGTCGAATCGATTCTTTCCTACCCAGCTAAAATGTCACATGCAGCCCTGTCACAAGAAGCTCGTGATGAAAGAGGGATTTCTAATTCATTACTTCGGTTATCCGTCGGCCTTGAAAATGTTGACGATTTAATATCTGATTTTGAAAATGCCCTTTCTTATGTAGAAGAACCTGTAAATGCGTAG
- a CDS encoding bifunctional homocysteine S-methyltransferase/methylenetetrahydrofolate reductase gives MKLLDLLSKGIVIGDGAVGTLLHSHGLQSSFEELNISDPDLIISIHKQYVAAGADVIQTNTYGANEAKLRMYGLENQVVQINKAAVKIAKASVTDRNVILGTIGGMKHIGAVTTTDMEREFMLLEQASALLEEQVDGLLLETFYDEFELLHAVQVLRKQTNIPIVAQLALHEAGTTQNGNDVNEILKQLLDYGANVVGLNCQLGPLHMTEAFKMISIPQNGYLSAYPNAGLPNYVEGRYVYEGSPAYFEAMTPKFIEQGIRLLGGCCGTTPEHIESMKRATLNVTPVIEKDTIQRPKVVHTHEKRSKAHVTLAEKAKKQTTVVVELDPPKTLDTQRFFEGARALKRAGADAITLADNSLASPRVSNMAMGALLTKHDIPVLTHLTCRDHNVIGLQSHLLGLSALGMEEVLALTGDPARVGDFPGATSVYDLSSIELIKMIKEMNDGRSILGKSIGPATRFSVGGAFNPHVRHLKAAVKRMERKIDAGAEYFLTQPIYDIALIEEVYEATKHLEQPIFIGIMPLISKRNADFLHFEVPGITLPEEIRERMDGHETKEAAIEEGIRISQELIDAAMKYFNGIYLITPFLKYEITEHLVKYVREKQEVKEGIN, from the coding sequence GTGAAATTACTAGATTTATTATCAAAAGGAATTGTAATAGGTGATGGCGCGGTTGGAACTTTATTACATTCACATGGCTTGCAAAGTAGTTTTGAAGAATTGAATATATCTGATCCAGATTTGATTATATCGATTCATAAGCAATATGTAGCTGCTGGGGCAGATGTGATTCAAACAAATACGTACGGAGCAAATGAAGCAAAATTACGTATGTATGGCTTAGAGAATCAAGTTGTTCAAATTAATAAAGCGGCAGTGAAGATTGCGAAAGCATCTGTTACAGACAGAAATGTAATTTTAGGAACAATTGGTGGTATGAAACATATCGGAGCTGTAACGACAACTGATATGGAGCGAGAATTTATGTTATTGGAACAGGCGAGTGCATTACTAGAAGAACAGGTTGATGGACTGTTATTAGAGACTTTTTATGATGAGTTTGAATTACTTCATGCTGTTCAGGTGTTACGAAAACAAACGAATATTCCAATTGTAGCTCAATTAGCGTTACATGAGGCGGGTACGACTCAAAATGGAAATGATGTAAATGAAATATTAAAACAGCTTTTAGATTACGGTGCAAATGTTGTTGGATTGAACTGCCAACTAGGGCCACTTCACATGACGGAAGCTTTTAAAATGATATCGATTCCTCAAAATGGCTACTTGTCAGCATATCCAAATGCAGGTCTCCCGAATTATGTGGAGGGACGTTACGTATATGAGGGAAGTCCGGCTTATTTCGAAGCGATGACGCCGAAATTTATTGAGCAAGGTATTCGGTTATTGGGTGGTTGTTGTGGCACGACTCCAGAACATATTGAAAGTATGAAACGTGCTACTTTAAACGTTACACCTGTAATAGAAAAGGATACGATTCAAAGACCGAAAGTAGTTCATACACATGAGAAACGTTCGAAAGCTCATGTCACTTTAGCAGAGAAAGCAAAAAAACAAACGACAGTAGTAGTGGAATTAGACCCACCGAAAACGTTAGATACGCAGCGGTTTTTTGAAGGAGCAAGAGCATTGAAAAGAGCTGGGGCAGATGCTATTACTCTAGCAGATAATTCATTAGCATCGCCACGCGTCTCAAATATGGCAATGGGGGCATTATTAACGAAACACGATATTCCAGTATTGACTCATTTAACGTGTAGAGACCATAACGTCATCGGACTACAATCTCATTTACTAGGCCTATCAGCGTTAGGTATGGAAGAAGTGTTAGCTTTAACTGGAGATCCAGCGCGCGTTGGTGATTTTCCAGGTGCCACTTCTGTATATGATTTGTCCTCTATTGAGCTCATTAAAATGATTAAAGAGATGAACGATGGGCGCTCTATTTTAGGGAAATCAATAGGTCCAGCAACAAGGTTTTCAGTGGGAGGTGCGTTTAATCCGCATGTAAGACATTTAAAAGCAGCGGTTAAGCGAATGGAACGGAAAATAGATGCTGGAGCAGAATATTTCTTAACGCAGCCGATTTACGATATCGCATTAATTGAAGAAGTGTATGAAGCGACAAAGCATTTGGAACAACCTATTTTTATTGGGATTATGCCATTAATAAGTAAAAGGAATGCAGATTTCCTTCATTTTGAGGTGCCGGGTATTACTCTACCTGAAGAAATAAGGGAGAGAATGGATGGACATGAAACGAAAGAGGCAGCAATTGAGGAAGGGATTCGCATTTCACAAGAATTGATCGATGCGGCGATGAAATATTTTAACGGCATTTATCTTATTACACCATTTCTAAAATATGAAATTACAGAACATCTTGTTAAATATGTGAGAGAAAAGCAAGAAGTGAAAGAAGGTATTAACTGA
- the murG gene encoding undecaprenyldiphospho-muramoylpentapeptide beta-N-acetylglucosaminyltransferase encodes MKKIVFTGGGSAGHVTPNLAIIPHLQEQNWDISYIGSHQGIEKTIIEKEGIPYYSIASGKLRRYFDLKNIKDPFLVMKGVMDAYVRIRKLKPDVIFSKGGFVSVPVVIGGWLNRVPVLLHESDMTPGLANKIALRFASKIFVTFEEAAKHLPKEKVIYTGSPVREEVLKGNREKGLAFLGFSRKKPVITIMGGSLGAKKINETVREALPELLKKYQIVHLCGKGNLDESLQNKEGYKQFEYIHGELPDILAITDFVISRAGSNAIFEFLTLQKPMVLIPLSKFASRGDQILNAESFERQGYASVLYEEDVTVKSLIKHVEELNQNNEMYKTALKKYNGKEAIQTIIQHISEA; translated from the coding sequence ATGAAGAAAATAGTCTTTACAGGTGGCGGTTCGGCAGGACATGTAACACCTAATTTAGCCATCATTCCACATTTACAAGAACAGAATTGGGATATCTCTTATATCGGTTCTCATCAAGGAATTGAGAAAACGATTATAGAAAAGGAAGGCATTCCGTACTATAGTATTGCAAGCGGGAAGCTACGTCGTTATTTTGATTTGAAAAATATAAAAGATCCTTTTCTTGTAATGAAGGGTGTCATGGATGCGTATGTAAGGATTCGAAAACTAAAACCGGATGTGATTTTTTCAAAAGGTGGTTTCGTATCTGTACCAGTCGTAATTGGAGGATGGCTAAATAGAGTCCCTGTTTTATTACATGAATCTGATATGACGCCAGGACTAGCAAACAAAATTGCGCTCCGTTTTGCTTCGAAAATATTTGTTACATTTGAAGAAGCTGCGAAACATTTACCGAAAGAAAAAGTAATCTATACAGGATCTCCTGTACGTGAAGAAGTGCTAAAAGGAAATCGTGAAAAAGGTTTAGCGTTTTTAGGTTTTTCACGTAAAAAGCCAGTTATTACAATCATGGGAGGAAGTTTGGGCGCAAAGAAAATTAATGAAACGGTTCGAGAGGCGTTACCAGAACTTCTGAAAAAATATCAAATTGTTCATCTTTGCGGAAAAGGTAATCTTGATGAAAGTTTACAAAATAAAGAAGGATATAAACAATTTGAATATATACATGGAGAGCTGCCAGACATATTAGCGATAACAGACTTTGTTATTTCACGTGCGGGCTCTAATGCCATTTTTGAGTTTTTAACATTGCAAAAGCCAATGGTTTTAATTCCGCTATCGAAATTTGCAAGTCGTGGAGATCAAATACTAAATGCAGAGTCTTTTGAAAGACAAGGATATGCTTCTGTATTGTATGAAGAAGATGTGACTGTGAAATCTCTTATAAAACATGTCGAAGAATTAAATCAAAATAATGAGATGTATAAAACAGCTCTAAAAAAATATAATGGAAAAGAAGCAATTCAAACAATCATTCAACATATTTCAGAGGCATGA
- the metH gene encoding methionine synthase, producing the protein MKCIEEKLQNNILILDGAMGTMIQQEDLTAEDFGGEEYEGCNEYLVETRPDVILKIHKSYIEAGADIIETNTFGATNIVLSDYELSHLDEELNEKAARLAKQAVNESGKEVYVAGAMGPTTKAISVTGGVTFEELIEAYTRQARGLLNGDVDVLLVETSQDMRNVKAAYIGIQAAFDELNKIVPIMISGTIEPMGTTLAGQTIEAFYLSVEHMKPLSVGLNCATGPEFMRDHIRSLSDLSECYISCYPNAGLPDEDGHYHESPSSLAEKVKRFAEEGWVNIIGGCCGTTPEHIKAMKSALASLKPREHHERDGHGVSGLEALQYDDSMRPLFVGERTNVIGSRKFKRLVAEGKFEEAAEVARAQVKKNAHIIDICMADPDRDEIEDMENFLAEVTKVLKVPIMIDSTDENVMERALTYIQGKAVINSINLEDGEERFKKVTPLLRKYGAAIVVGTIDEDGMAVSAERKLEIAKRSYELLTTKYGIRPSDIIFDALVFPVGTGDEEYMGSAAATIEGIRLIKEALPECLTILGVSNISFGLPPAGREVLNSVFLYHATKTGLDYAIVNTEKLERYASIPEEEKRLADALLFETTQETLEEFTNFYRAAKKKAVVIQETLTLDERLANYIVEGTKQGLQEDLSFALTEGRKPLDIINGPLMTGMDEVGRLFNNNELIVAEVLQSAESMKAAVSYLEPHMESSESAKKGKVLLATVKGDVHDIGKNLVEIILSNNGYEIINLGINVRSDRIVQEVQEKKPDIIGLSGLLVKSAQQMVTTAEDLKAANIDIPIVVGGAALTRKFTDNRISPSYTGLVCYASDAMTGLDIINKLQKEEEREKMKQDKKERHLHIVKKEDKKVEIPAVIEPLPKAEVMIPDSTKRIVLRDIPALHLAPFLNRQMLLGHHLGLKGNVKKLLREGDKRAHALNDLIDELLQEGQSWLKPKAVYQFFPAQSDGQHIVIYDPEDHTSVIERFTFPRQGKAPYRTLGDYLRPVGDEMDYVAFLSVTVGEGVRDIAEEWKAKGDYLRSHAIQSLALELAEGLAEKTHMLIRDRWGIPDSPELTMEERFRTKYRGIRVSFGYPACPELADQEKLFRLIHPEEIGISLTEGFMMEPEASVTAMVFSHPEARYFSVL; encoded by the coding sequence ATGAAATGTATAGAAGAAAAACTACAAAATAACATTTTAATATTAGATGGTGCAATGGGAACAATGATTCAGCAAGAGGACTTAACTGCGGAAGATTTCGGAGGAGAAGAGTACGAAGGGTGTAATGAATATTTAGTAGAAACAAGGCCTGATGTCATTTTGAAAATCCATAAATCTTACATTGAAGCTGGAGCGGATATTATTGAAACAAATACATTTGGGGCGACAAACATTGTATTAAGTGATTATGAGCTGTCTCATTTAGACGAGGAACTAAATGAGAAGGCAGCGCGTTTAGCAAAGCAAGCGGTCAACGAAAGCGGGAAGGAAGTATATGTTGCGGGAGCAATGGGGCCGACAACGAAGGCGATTAGTGTTACTGGTGGTGTGACGTTTGAAGAATTAATTGAAGCCTATACACGGCAGGCAAGAGGCTTATTAAATGGCGACGTAGATGTATTACTCGTCGAGACGAGTCAAGATATGCGTAACGTGAAGGCTGCTTATATTGGAATCCAAGCAGCTTTTGACGAACTAAATAAAATTGTGCCTATCATGATTTCGGGAACGATTGAACCGATGGGAACGACTCTGGCTGGGCAAACAATTGAGGCTTTTTACTTATCGGTAGAACATATGAAGCCATTGTCTGTTGGATTAAACTGTGCGACTGGTCCAGAGTTTATGAGAGACCATATTCGTTCCCTATCCGATTTATCGGAGTGTTACATTTCTTGTTATCCAAATGCAGGTCTTCCTGATGAAGATGGACATTATCATGAATCTCCATCTTCTCTCGCTGAAAAAGTGAAGCGATTTGCTGAAGAAGGATGGGTTAATATTATAGGTGGTTGTTGTGGTACAACACCAGAACATATAAAAGCAATGAAATCCGCGTTAGCGTCTCTTAAGCCGCGTGAACATCACGAAAGAGATGGACACGGAGTTAGTGGATTAGAGGCACTGCAGTATGATGATTCTATGAGACCGTTATTTGTTGGTGAAAGAACAAATGTTATTGGATCACGTAAATTTAAAAGATTAGTAGCAGAAGGGAAATTTGAAGAGGCTGCTGAAGTCGCAAGAGCGCAAGTGAAGAAAAATGCTCATATTATTGATATTTGTATGGCAGATCCTGATCGCGATGAAATAGAAGATATGGAAAACTTCTTGGCAGAAGTTACAAAAGTATTAAAAGTACCAATTATGATTGATTCAACAGATGAAAATGTGATGGAGCGAGCTCTTACTTATATTCAAGGAAAAGCTGTTATTAATTCAATTAATTTAGAAGATGGAGAAGAACGATTTAAAAAAGTGACGCCGCTTCTTCGGAAATATGGTGCTGCTATTGTTGTAGGAACAATTGATGAAGATGGTATGGCGGTTAGTGCAGAACGCAAACTCGAAATCGCGAAAAGAAGTTATGAGTTATTGACAACGAAATATGGTATACGCCCGTCAGATATTATTTTTGATGCACTTGTATTCCCTGTAGGTACAGGTGATGAAGAATATATGGGTTCAGCGGCAGCGACGATAGAAGGAATTCGCCTTATTAAAGAAGCATTACCAGAGTGTTTAACGATTTTAGGTGTAAGTAACATATCATTTGGTTTACCACCAGCTGGCCGCGAAGTATTAAATTCGGTCTTTTTATATCATGCAACGAAAACAGGATTAGATTACGCGATTGTGAATACGGAAAAATTAGAACGGTATGCGTCAATTCCAGAGGAAGAAAAACGTCTTGCAGATGCATTACTTTTTGAAACGACGCAAGAGACGTTAGAAGAATTTACAAATTTCTATCGCGCGGCAAAAAAGAAAGCTGTCGTTATCCAAGAAACATTAACTCTTGATGAAAGGCTGGCAAATTACATTGTAGAAGGTACGAAACAAGGGCTACAAGAAGATTTAAGCTTCGCACTTACAGAAGGAAGAAAACCTTTGGATATTATTAATGGGCCACTTATGACAGGAATGGATGAGGTGGGACGACTATTTAATAATAATGAGCTTATCGTTGCCGAAGTATTGCAAAGTGCTGAAAGTATGAAAGCAGCTGTAAGCTATTTAGAGCCACATATGGAATCTAGCGAGAGTGCGAAAAAAGGGAAAGTATTATTAGCAACTGTTAAAGGTGACGTACATGATATTGGGAAAAACCTCGTTGAAATTATTTTATCGAATAACGGATATGAGATTATTAATTTAGGAATCAATGTTCGCTCGGATCGAATTGTACAAGAAGTACAAGAAAAGAAGCCTGACATTATTGGCCTTTCTGGTTTATTAGTAAAATCAGCGCAACAAATGGTAACGACTGCTGAAGATTTAAAAGCGGCAAATATTGATATTCCAATCGTTGTAGGTGGGGCAGCGTTAACGAGAAAGTTTACAGATAACCGTATTTCACCATCATATACAGGGCTTGTATGCTATGCGAGTGATGCAATGACGGGGCTTGATATCATTAATAAGCTTCAAAAAGAAGAAGAACGCGAAAAGATGAAACAAGATAAAAAAGAGCGTCATCTTCATATCGTAAAAAAAGAGGATAAGAAAGTAGAAATTCCAGCAGTAATTGAACCATTACCGAAGGCTGAGGTTATGATACCTGATTCAACAAAGCGAATTGTATTACGTGATATTCCCGCCCTTCATCTCGCTCCATTTCTAAATAGACAAATGCTACTTGGACATCACCTTGGATTAAAAGGAAATGTGAAGAAGCTTCTGCGAGAGGGAGATAAGAGAGCACACGCATTAAATGATTTAATAGACGAATTATTGCAGGAAGGACAATCTTGGTTAAAACCGAAAGCTGTGTATCAATTTTTCCCAGCGCAAAGCGACGGACAACATATTGTAATATATGATCCAGAAGATCATACAAGTGTTATAGAACGTTTCACATTCCCAAGACAAGGAAAGGCACCATATCGTACTTTAGGTGATTATTTACGACCAGTTGGAGATGAAATGGACTATGTTGCTTTCCTATCTGTTACGGTTGGGGAAGGCGTTCGGGATATTGCTGAAGAGTGGAAGGCGAAGGGTGATTATTTACGCAGTCATGCCATTCAATCGTTAGCGCTTGAACTAGCAGAAGGACTTGCTGAAAAAACACATATGCTCATTCGTGATCGCTGGGGTATTCCAGATTCACCAGAACTGACGATGGAAGAACGTTTCCGTACGAAATATAGAGGGATACGCGTGTCTTTTGGTTATCCAGCATGTCCAGAACTTGCGGATCAAGAAAAGTTATTTCGCCTTATTCATCCAGAAGAAATAGGTATTTCATTAACGGAAGGATTTATGATGGAGCCAGAAGCATCTGTGACGGCTATGGTATTTTCTCACCCTGAAGCAAGATATTTTAGTGTATTATAG
- the metI gene encoding cystathionine gamma-synthase/O-acetylhomoserine thiolyase has product MSTIETKLAQIGNRSETTTGTVNPPVYFSTAYRHEGIGKSTGFDYSRTGNPTRGLLEQAIADLEYGEQGYACSSGMAAVLLVLSLFRSGDELIVSEDLYGGTYRLFSEHEKKWNVRCRYVNTQSIKQIEKAITTETKAIFIETPTNPLMQVTDIAAVATVAKRHGLLLIVDNTFYTPYIQQPLTEGADIVLHSATKYLGGHNDVLSGLVVAKGTELCEEIAHYHNASGAVLSPFDSWLLIRGMKTLALRMRQHEENAKAVVAYLNNEDGVTDVFYPGRGGMISFRLKDETWINPFLQSLSLITFAESLGGVESLMTYPATQTHADIPEEIRTANGVCNRLLRFSVGIENSNDLIQDLEQAIKLVKEGVRI; this is encoded by the coding sequence ATGTCAACTATTGAAACAAAACTAGCACAAATCGGAAACCGGAGCGAAACTACAACAGGAACTGTTAATCCACCTGTTTATTTCTCAACTGCTTATCGTCACGAAGGAATTGGTAAATCTACTGGTTTTGACTATTCACGAACTGGAAATCCAACTCGCGGCCTGTTAGAACAGGCAATCGCAGACTTAGAATATGGTGAACAAGGTTATGCCTGTAGTTCAGGGATGGCAGCTGTTCTCCTCGTCCTTTCCCTATTCCGTTCTGGAGACGAACTTATTGTATCCGAAGATTTATACGGGGGCACTTATCGATTATTTTCTGAGCACGAAAAAAAGTGGAACGTTCGATGTAGATACGTAAATACACAATCTATTAAACAAATTGAGAAAGCTATCACAACTGAAACGAAGGCTATTTTCATAGAAACTCCGACTAACCCATTAATGCAAGTTACCGATATTGCCGCTGTCGCAACCGTAGCGAAAAGACACGGACTACTTCTTATTGTAGACAACACATTTTATACGCCTTATATACAGCAGCCATTAACAGAAGGTGCCGACATTGTGCTTCATAGCGCCACAAAATATTTAGGAGGACATAACGATGTACTAAGCGGTCTTGTCGTTGCAAAAGGAACGGAACTTTGTGAGGAAATCGCTCATTATCATAATGCCTCTGGTGCGGTTTTAAGCCCATTTGACTCATGGCTATTAATTCGCGGTATGAAAACGTTAGCGCTTCGTATGAGACAACATGAAGAAAATGCAAAAGCAGTTGTTGCTTATTTAAATAATGAAGACGGGGTGACAGATGTATTTTATCCTGGAAGAGGCGGCATGATCTCATTTCGTCTGAAAGATGAAACATGGATTAATCCCTTCTTACAATCTTTATCCTTAATTACATTTGCTGAAAGTCTTGGTGGTGTTGAAAGTCTAATGACGTATCCAGCAACGCAAACACATGCTGATATCCCAGAAGAAATCAGAACAGCAAACGGTGTATGTAATCGTCTTCTACGATTTTCCGTGGGTATTGAAAATAGTAACGATTTGATTCAAGACTTAGAGCAAGCCATTAAACTTGTAAAAGAAGGTGTAAGAATATGA
- a CDS encoding cysteine hydrolase family protein has translation MDTCADVLIVIDLQNGVCYNEEHLFDLQNLLPKVNNRISSYRKSNKSIIFVQHCDEDLVPEKELWALHIDLDVQEQDFFVRKTHANSFYKTNLKEILEQLSVQRIEFCGAQTEYCMDATIKFAHGLGYENFMVQKATSTLNNPFMSAKETIDFYENIWNHRFLKLMKDEI, from the coding sequence ATGGATACTTGTGCAGATGTTTTAATCGTTATCGATTTACAAAATGGAGTATGTTATAACGAAGAGCATTTATTTGATCTACAAAATTTACTTCCAAAAGTAAATAATAGAATTTCTTCATACAGAAAATCAAATAAATCAATCATTTTTGTTCAACATTGTGATGAGGATTTAGTACCTGAAAAAGAACTTTGGGCTCTTCATATTGATCTAGATGTTCAAGAACAAGATTTTTTTGTAAGAAAAACACATGCAAATTCATTTTATAAAACAAACTTAAAAGAAATTTTAGAGCAATTATCTGTACAGCGTATTGAATTTTGTGGTGCCCAAACAGAGTACTGCATGGATGCTACGATAAAATTTGCGCATGGACTAGGATATGAAAACTTCATGGTACAGAAAGCAACCTCTACGTTAAACAATCCATTTATGTCCGCAAAAGAGACAATTGATTTTTATGAGAATATATGGAACCACAGATTTTTAAAATTGATGAAAGATGAAATCTAG
- a CDS encoding class I SAM-dependent methyltransferase: MGMELIFRKWMEKEKDYSISYSTYMNLALYAAEHGYYMKEREKIGRQGDFFTSSNVSSVFAKTFAKFFIRLVENGEVAPNICEIGGGTGRFAYDVLQEWKQVSPETFIDLNYSVIEMSPFHRNLQQKNLCSFSNVSYYTSHSEMGESFDGILFSNELFDAFPVEVIEKRNGILYEVRVTYTEEGKLAEVCRPLHKSIGRYLLKYNIHLAEGQRFEVPLSMEEYIKEIAKWFQKGICITVDYGYTKEEWMHPARQEGSLRGYYEHKLIRNPLAHPGEMDLTTHIHWDELKEMFSLQGMDIVWHKKQSEFLLAAGILDQLTNHQDRNPFSETQKQNRAVRSMILSGGLGSAFDVVIHTKHMQQLHLERYLKV, encoded by the coding sequence ATGGGGATGGAGCTCATTTTTAGAAAATGGATGGAAAAAGAAAAGGATTATTCGATTTCATATAGTACATATATGAACCTTGCATTATACGCAGCGGAACATGGATACTATATGAAAGAGCGTGAAAAAATTGGAAGACAAGGGGACTTTTTTACAAGTAGCAACGTATCCTCTGTTTTTGCAAAAACATTTGCAAAGTTTTTTATTCGTCTTGTTGAAAATGGTGAAGTTGCTCCGAATATTTGTGAGATTGGCGGGGGAACAGGAAGGTTTGCCTATGATGTTTTACAAGAGTGGAAGCAAGTATCTCCAGAAACCTTTATTGATTTAAACTATTCAGTGATTGAAATGAGCCCTTTTCATAGAAACTTACAGCAGAAAAATCTTTGTTCGTTTTCTAATGTGTCCTATTATACGTCGCATAGTGAAATGGGAGAATCATTCGATGGGATTCTTTTTTCGAATGAGTTATTTGATGCATTTCCTGTTGAAGTAATTGAGAAGAGAAATGGAATATTGTATGAAGTACGTGTTACGTACACAGAGGAAGGGAAACTTGCAGAAGTATGTAGACCGTTACATAAAAGCATTGGTCGATACTTATTGAAATATAATATTCATCTTGCTGAAGGGCAGCGTTTTGAAGTACCACTTTCAATGGAAGAATATATAAAAGAAATTGCGAAATGGTTTCAAAAAGGTATATGTATTACAGTTGATTATGGATACACAAAAGAAGAATGGATGCATCCTGCACGTCAAGAAGGAAGTTTACGAGGGTATTACGAGCATAAGTTAATCCGTAATCCTTTAGCGCATCCAGGTGAAATGGATCTTACTACTCATATTCATTGGGACGAACTGAAAGAGATGTTTAGCCTGCAAGGCATGGATATAGTATGGCATAAGAAGCAATCGGAGTTTTTGTTAGCAGCAGGAATATTAGACCAGCTTACCAATCATCAAGATCGGAATCCTTTTTCTGAAACTCAAAAACAAAATCGAGCAGTTCGTTCTATGATTTTGAGCGGAGGATTAGGGAGTGCATTTGATGTTGTTATACATACGAAACATATGCAACAGTTACACTTGGAACGGTATTTAAAAGTATAA